One Ogataea parapolymorpha DL-1 chromosome VI, whole genome shotgun sequence DNA window includes the following coding sequences:
- a CDS encoding Alpha-1,2 mannosyltransferase KTR1, with the protein MIQALLLVVAAVFISWQNSFVGPFFQDPGPELAASANQPQDLQNATLYTLCRNSDLYDMLETIQNYEDRFNGRFHYDWVFLNDKPFDDTFKLEVSNLVSGKARFGQIDAHHWQFPSSLNRTLMEENIQKLLSDEDGVLPYADSVSYRHMCRFESGFFYRHPLLQEYKYFWRVEPGVKLYCDIDYDIFAHMNAHKYAYAFALSILEYPKSIPSLFRHVKDYLLLAGKEALLHDESNYSRFVYDGTTDSYNLCHFWTNLELGDLDVFRSQEYNEMFEYLDRQNGFFYERWGDAPVRSLILSLILKKGQIHRLADIGYIHEPYLQCPTDAALRRAKKCSCNPDMDFTHNWYSCSWWFDRLDGS; encoded by the coding sequence ATGATCCAAGCCCTGTTGCTGGTAGTCGCAGCGGTGTTTATCTCGTGGCAAAACAGCTTCGTGGGGCCTTTCTTCCAAGATCCAGGGCCGGAATTGGCTGCTTCGGCCAACCAACCGCAAGATCTCCAGAATGCCACGCTTTACACGCTGTGCCGCAACAGCGATCTCTATGACATGCTCGAGACGATCCAGAACTATGAGGACCGATTCAACGGCCGGTTCCACTACGATTGGGTTTTCCTTAACGACAAGCCGTTCGACGATACTTTCAAACTAGAAGTGTCGAACTTGGTCTCCGGAAAAGCCAGATTTGGCCAGATCGACGCACACCACTGGCAGTTCCCTTCAAGTCTGAATCGTACACTCATGGAGGAAAAcatccagaaactgctttccgacgaggacggcgtGCTGCCGTACGCCGACTCTGTCTCTTATAGACACATGTGCCGGTTCGAAAGCGGGTTCTTCTACCGACATCCGCTGCTCCAGGAGTACAAGTACTTCTGGCGGGTCGAGCCGGGCGTCAAGCTCTACTGCGACATAGACTATGACATCTTTGCACACATGAACGCCCACAAATACGCATACGCATTTGCCCTTagcattttggagtacCCAAAGTCTATTCCCTCGCTGTTTCGTCATGTTAAGGACTATCTGCTGTTGGCCGGCAAGGAAGCGCTCCTGCACGACGAGTCCAACTATTCCAGGTTTGTGTACGATGGTACCACAGATTCGTACAATTTgtgccatttttggacGAACTTGGAGCTCGGAGATCTGGACGTGTTCCGCTCGCAGGAATATAATGAGATGTTCGAGTATCTCGACCGGCAGAACGGGTTTTTCTACGAGCGCTGGGGAGACGCCCCCGTGCGCTCGCTCATTCTGTCACTCATCCTGAAAAAGGGCCAGATCCACCGGCTTGCAGACATCGGCTACATACACGAACCGTATCTCCAATGTCCGACGGATGCGGCTCTGCGGCGCGCGAAAAAATGTTCGTGCAACCCGGACATGGACTTCACCCACAATTGGTACAGCTGCTCGTGGTGGTTCGACCGTCTTGACGGCTCATAG
- a CDS encoding Vacuolar protein sorting-associated protein 62, which translates to MYLPEMRLSTLKSLPPLKAWPDPHERTLRPGHVPAYVIDYAPLVYLYSEERYMPYNIAEFVTHFHAELANGTKLDQFGPSLNLSALEALQGYHSPVNPVFMTANEDFDKDPGWITGAKNRPNFYTGELPDVPATLIVVDKGNGWVDAYWFYFYSFNEGPYVMGTGPFGDHVGDWEHSLVRFYKGEPVIVWMSAHGGGGAYFYTNLEKLDQHPVIFAARGTHANYASTGQHAHDLPYSILSDFTDRGPLWNPSLNFLAYTYDGETVEYANGSHPGREEQLGNWLHFMGYWGDKKLPPSDPRQRWSPFEWKYIDGPCGPLCKNLLRTSPCQRAKWWNFWNGCNVRRYIKYGNGYFESEGNNSCGNLYNKIRPRILQKLVKTLTFGGYFCWIMDVIYG; encoded by the coding sequence ATGTACTTGCCCGAGATGCGACTCTCCACCCTCAAGAGCCTACCGCCGCTTAAGGCCTGGCCGGACCCGCACGAGCGCACTTTGAGGCCGGGACATGTTCCGGCGTACGTGATAGACTACGCTCCCCTGGTGTATCTTTATTCTGAGGAGCGGTACATGCCATACAACATTGCGGAGTTTGTGACACATTTCCACGCTGAGCTAGCCAACGGCACCAAACTCGACCAGTTTGGCCCCTCGCTCAACCTCTCCGCCTTGGAAGCCCTGCAGGGATACCATTCTCCGGTGAACCCCGTGTTCATGACGGCGAACGAGGACTTCGACAAGGACCCCGGATGGATCACGGGGGCCAAAAACAGACCAAATTTCTACACGGGAGAGCTTCCGGACGTGCCTGCTACGCTCATTGTGGTGGACAAGGGCAACGGCTGGGTTGACGCCTACTGGTTCTACTTCTACTCTTTTAACGAGGGCCCGTACGTGATGGGAACCGGACCCTTCGGAGACCACGTTGGCGATTGGGAACACTCGCTCGTGCGTTTCTACAAGGGCGAGCCGGTGATTGTGTGGATGAGTGCACACGGAGGCGGCGGAGCGTACTTCTATACAAACCTCGAGAAACTGGACCAGCACCCGGTGATTTTCGCTGCCCGCGGAACACACGCCAACTACGCGTCCACGGGACAGCATGCACATGACCTGCCGTACTCAATACTGTCCGACTTTACCGATAGAGGTCCGCTGTGGAACCCGTCGCTAAACTTTTTGGCATATACATACGACGGTGAAACAGTGGAGTATGCGAACGGGTCGCATCCGGGCAGAGAGGAACAGTTGGGCAACTGGCTCCATTTCATGGGCTATTGGGGCGACAAGAAGCTGCCTCCGTCGGACCCGCGCCAGCGGTGGTCTCCGTTCGAGTGGAAGTACATCGACGGGCCGTGCGGACCGCTGTGCAAGAATCTGTTGCGGACCTCGCCGTGCCAGCGGGCCAAAtggtggaatttttggaacGGTTGCAACGTACGGCGATACATCAAGTACGGCAACGGCTATTTCGAGTCTGAGGGAAATAACAGCTGCGGAAATCTGTACAACAAGATACGGCCGCGCATTTTGCAGAAATTGGTGAAAACTTTGACGTTTGGAGGCTATTTTTGCTGGATAATGGATGTCATCTACGGATAA
- a CDS encoding Importin subunit beta-1, whose product MDVSNLLENAILSSDPGERGRAEAELLRLSEQSWGAYLLSMVEVLSNETKRTEVRILAGLSLKNQLVSKDPVKKQQLAERWVQQDNDLKQKIKDTALQTLLTRDERVANAAAQLVAAVADIELPLGTWNELMHIIVDNTKADKPVNVKRASLLAIGYVCESADATNPAVVAQANGILIAIVQGAQSSEPSTVVRKTAINALVNSLEFIAGNFEREGERNYIMQVVCEATTASDPELQALAFGALAKIMSLYYQYMGIYMEKALYGLTVSGMQSSDDRVACMAVEFWSTVCEEELEIAIQLEEYKDQPPSDLVSYNFALVAITDVLPTLLSLLLRQNEDPEDDDWSVAMAAGACLQLFAQNTTNYVVQPVLQFVEANLNQPNWRNKEAAVMAFGSILDGPDRSELTVLIGQALRPILALMKDESLQVKETVAWCVGRIADMVVEAIDVNTMLPEVIQALAAGLQDHPKVSTNCCWTLINLVEQLCVDAKDSPSSIMSQYYPMVVPILIQNTNLPDNEHSARTSAYEALSTLVLYSSANDMQMVNQIASESLAKLDQTISVLMQGTVVSGEEKAVLQELQANILSLLTNVVRRIGGDIAAVSDQLMEKFLRLLQIQEPNSIIEEDIFIAISSIASAIDVQFEKYMPSFLTFLTKALENTDSPVCDAAIGLVVDISHSLGNAFIPYCQGFMAILGNTLSSQNVRRELRPLILSCFGDIASSIGAEFIQYLQVVMNICSSAQQLEPEDASLETEDYILSVKEAVLDTYVGIVTGLHDYPDALQPYTLQIATFLMQVYHNQAMCSSESVCRSAVGLLGDLAQIFSDGRLRELYQQDWVGEFIKKTRTNQRFSQGTRDTARWAREQQKLQLQ is encoded by the coding sequence ATGGATGTTAGCAATCTGCTGGAGAACGCCATTTTGAGCTCCGACCCGGGCGAGCGTGGCCGCGCAGAGGCCGAGCTCTTGCGGTTGTCGGAGCAGAGCTGGGGCGCGTATCTTCTGAGCATGGTAGAGGTGCTGAGTAATGAAACAAAGAGGACAGAGGTGCGGATCTTGGCGGGActgtcgctgaaaaaccagcttGTGTCGAAGGATCCGGtcaagaagcagcagctggccgagcGGTGGGTGCAGCAGGACAACGATCTAAAGCAAAAGATCAAGGACACGGCGCTGCAGACCCTGCTGACGCGTGACGAACGTGTGGCAAACGCTGCGGCCCAGCTGGTGGCTGCTGTGGCCGATATCGAGCTTCCGCTGGGAACGTGGAATGAGCTGATGCACATCATAGTGGACAACACAAAGGCAGACAAGCCGGTGAACGTGAAGAGGGCGTCGCTTCTGGCCATAGGGTACGTTTGCGAGAGTGCGGATGCCACGAACCCGGCCGTGGTGGCGCAGGCGAACGGGATTCTGATTGCGATTGTGCAGGGCGCGCAGTCGTCGGAGCCCAGCACGGTTGTGCGGAAAACGGCCATCAATGCGCTGGTTAATTCGCTGGAGTTCATTGCGGGCAATTTCGAGCGCGAGGGAGAGCGGAACTACATCATGCAAGTGGTGTGCGAGGCCACGACGGCGTCGGACCCGGAGCTGCAGGCGTTGGCGTTCGGGGCGCTGGCCAAGATTATGAGTCTTTACTACCAGTACATGGGGATCTACATGGAGAAGGCCCTGTACGGTCTGACGGTTTCTGGCATGCAGAGCTCTGACGACAGGGTGGCATGCATGGCGGTGGAATTCTGGAGCACGGTCtgcgaggaggagctggagatAGCAATTCAGCTGGAAGAGTACAAGGACCAGCCACCATCAGACCTTGTTTCGTACAATTTTGCGCTGGTGGCGATCACGGACGTGCTGCCGACGCTTCTGAGCCTGCTTTTGCGTCAGAACGAAGACCCTGAGGACGACGACTGGTCGGTGGCCATGGCTGCTGGCGCCTGTCTGCAGCTTTTTGCACAGAACACTACGAATTACGTGGTGCAGCCTGTGCTGCAGTTTGTGGAGGCCAATTTGAACCAGCCCAACTGGAGAAATAAAGAGGCCGCCGTGATGGCGTTCGGCTCGATCCTGGATGGCCCCGACCGCTCGGAGCTGACCGTTCTGATCGGCCAAGCGCTCAGGCCGATCTTGGCCCTCATGAAGGATGAGTCGCTGCAAGTCAAAGAAACCGTCGCCTGGTGTGTGGGCAGAATAGCAGACATGGTGGTCGAGGCGATCGACGTCAACACGATGCTTCCCGAGGTGATCCAGGCGTTGGCTGCTGGTTTGCAGGACCATCCGAAAGTCAGCACcaactgctgctggaccCTCATCAATCTTGTGGAACAGCTATGTGTGGATGCCAAGGACTCTCCTTCGAGCATCATGTCGCAATATTACCCAATGGTGGTGCCGAttttgatccagaacaCAAATTTACCCGATAATGAGCACTCGGCCAGAACGTCGGCCTATGAGGCGTTGTCGACGCTTGTATTGTACAGCAGCGCCAACGACATGCAGATGGTGAACCAGATTGCATCGGAGTCGCTTGCGAAGCTCGACCAGACCATTTCTGTGCTGATGCAGGGAACAGTGGTTTCTGGCGAGGAGAAAGCCGTGTTGCAAGAGTTACAAGCCAATATTCTGTCCCTGCTGACGAATGTGGTGCGTCGAATTGGTGGCGACATCGCCGCCGTATCTGATCAGCTGATGGAGAAGTTTTTGCGGCTGCTGCAGATTCAGGAACCAAATTCGATCATTGAAGAGGACATTTTCATTGCCATTTCGTCCATTGCGTCCGCCATCGACGTCCAGTTCGAGAAGTACATGCCGTCGTTTTTGACGTTTCTCACCAAGGCGCTCGAGAATACCGACTCGCCCGTCTGCGACGCTGCCATCGGCCTCGTGGTGGACATTTCTCATTCCCTCGGAAACGCATTTATTCCGTACTGCCAAGGGTTTATGGCCATCTTGGGAAACACGCTTTCGAGCCAGAACGTGCGTCGTGAGCTGCGGCCGTTGATTCTCTCGTGTTTCGGCGACATCGCGTCGTCCATCGGAGCTGAGTTTATTCAATATTTACAGGTCGTGATGAACATCTGCAGctctgcgcagcagctggagccTGAGGACGCGTCTCTGGAGACTGAAGACTACATTTTGAGTGTGAAGGAGGCCGTTCTGGACACCTACGTGGGAATCGTGACCGGTTTGCACGACTACCCGGATGCTTTGCAGCCGTACACGCTCCAGATCGCCACATTCCTGATGCAAGTGTACCATAACCAGGCCATGTGTTCGAGCGAAAGTGTATGTCGGTCTGCCGTGGGGCTGCTCGGAGATCTGGCCCAGATCTTCAGCGACGGCAGACTGAGAGAGTTGTATCAACAGGACTGGGTGGGTGAGTTTAtcaagaagaccagaaCCAACCAGAGATTTTCCCAGGGCACCAGAGACACAGCTAGATGGGCAagagagcagcagaagctgCAACTACAGTAA